One genomic segment of Streptomyces sp. RerS4 includes these proteins:
- a CDS encoding type 1 glutamine amidotransferase domain-containing protein → MKILVVMTAKATLHLLDGEEHPSGFWAEEFVVPYTTFRAAGHTVDVATIGGRAPTVDQTSIDPRFLRWVRPEGSPDEDAANAAEYVRVIESTPQLRDPLAVESLGEKDIAEYDGVYISGGHGAIGDLPKSDELAQVLRWAIAQDKPMATVCHGHTALLALRDGEGRWPFEGYRMTAFSHSEELVTNMAGRLPLILEAELTRLGARYEKADTIWDSHVVVDRKLTTGQNPYSSKALAETFLRQLDEHG, encoded by the coding sequence ATGAAGATTCTCGTCGTCATGACGGCAAAGGCCACGCTCCATCTGCTGGACGGGGAAGAGCACCCCTCGGGATTCTGGGCCGAGGAATTCGTGGTCCCCTACACGACTTTCCGGGCCGCCGGCCACACCGTCGACGTGGCGACGATCGGGGGCCGGGCCCCCACGGTCGACCAGACCAGCATCGACCCCCGGTTCCTGCGGTGGGTCCGTCCCGAGGGCTCGCCCGACGAGGACGCGGCCAACGCGGCCGAGTACGTCCGCGTCATCGAGTCCACCCCCCAGCTCCGCGACCCCCTCGCGGTGGAGTCCCTCGGCGAGAAGGACATCGCCGAATACGACGGCGTCTACATCAGCGGTGGTCACGGGGCCATCGGCGACCTGCCCAAGTCCGACGAACTCGCCCAGGTCCTGCGCTGGGCCATCGCCCAGGACAAGCCGATGGCCACCGTCTGCCACGGACACACCGCACTCCTCGCGCTGCGCGACGGCGAGGGCCGCTGGCCCTTCGAGGGCTACCGGATGACCGCCTTCTCGCACTCCGAGGAGCTGGTCACCAACATGGCGGGCCGGCTCCCCCTGATCCTGGAGGCCGAGCTCACCAGACTCGGCGCCCGCTACGAGAAGGCCGACACGATCTGGGACAGCCACGTCGTCGTCGACCGCAAGCTCACCACCGGCCAGAACCCGTACTCCTCCAAGGCCCTCGCCGAGACGTTCCTACGGCAGCTCGACGAGCACGGCTAG
- a CDS encoding STAS domain-containing protein: MTLTIKERRNKSGTVLVATGEINSETSGSLLESLLPLVREGRPLRIDLTAVTYVSSAGLRTLLVVYREAQHAGVAVTLYGVSEEVRFVMSATGFLDFFETGEAAAAAVRSKVAR; encoded by the coding sequence ATGACTCTCACCATCAAGGAACGCCGGAACAAGTCGGGCACCGTGCTCGTCGCCACCGGCGAGATCAACAGCGAGACCTCCGGCTCCCTGCTGGAGTCCCTGCTGCCGCTGGTCCGCGAGGGCCGGCCGCTGCGCATCGACCTGACGGCCGTCACCTACGTCTCCAGCGCCGGGCTGCGCACGCTGCTCGTCGTCTACCGCGAGGCGCAGCACGCCGGCGTCGCCGTCACCCTGTACGGGGTGAGCGAGGAAGTCCGGTTCGTCATGTCGGCCACGGGCTTCCTGGACTTCTTCGAGACCGGCGAGGCCGCGGCCGCCGCCGTCCGGTCCAAGGTCGCGCGATGA
- a CDS encoding DJ-1/PfpI family protein: MREGALSGTRIAVLVESDFYEPEIFYYRHRFAEEGARVDFLTRLWGNDSITFSGHEYRAPFTADKSLEGMDDEELRRYAAIIVPSGMVADRLRYTEDVDVLAPATELLRRAFEEPTVLKGIICHGMWLAASIPGKVRGRKVVCHNNLIGDVRNMGAEYVDEDVVVDGDLVTGRSGAHHHLFARRLIELIAAGRGGRAG; encoded by the coding sequence ATGCGCGAGGGAGCGCTCAGCGGGACCCGGATCGCGGTCCTGGTCGAGAGCGACTTCTACGAGCCGGAGATCTTCTACTACCGGCACCGGTTCGCCGAGGAGGGCGCCCGGGTCGACTTCCTGACCCGGCTGTGGGGCAACGACTCCATCACCTTCTCAGGCCACGAGTACCGGGCGCCGTTCACCGCCGACAAGTCCCTGGAGGGGATGGACGACGAGGAACTGCGCCGGTACGCGGCGATCATCGTGCCCTCCGGCATGGTGGCCGACCGGCTGCGCTACACCGAGGACGTCGACGTCCTCGCCCCGGCGACGGAGCTGCTGCGCCGGGCCTTCGAGGAGCCGACCGTCCTCAAGGGCATCATCTGCCACGGCATGTGGCTGGCCGCGTCCATCCCGGGCAAGGTCCGCGGCCGCAAGGTCGTCTGCCACAACAACCTCATCGGTGACGTCCGCAACATGGGCGCCGAGTACGTCGACGAGGACGTGGTGGTCGACGGCGACCTGGTCACCGGCCGCTCCGGCGCCCACCACCACCTCTTCGCCCGGCGCCTGATCGAGCTGATCGCGGCCGGACGGGGCGGGCGGGCCGGCTGA
- a CDS encoding anti-sigma regulatory factor: MVGLARRAAEMQVPATVGALGEIAAFVLGLAGRACLGTRATYRIRLAVDELATNIVMHGYRGGDGRITVRGRSGPEGVRIVIEDTAPAFDPVEGRLPPCPGLPPERRRIGGLGIHLALTSVDTFTYTRRDGRNISTLTVNAEGTDPCPPRP, translated from the coding sequence ATGGTGGGACTGGCCAGGCGGGCCGCCGAAATGCAGGTGCCCGCCACGGTGGGGGCCCTGGGCGAGATCGCCGCCTTCGTCCTCGGCCTCGCCGGCCGGGCGTGCCTGGGTACCCGGGCCACGTACCGGATCCGACTCGCCGTGGACGAACTGGCCACGAACATCGTGATGCACGGGTACCGGGGCGGCGACGGACGGATCACCGTCCGCGGCCGCTCCGGTCCCGAGGGGGTGCGGATCGTCATCGAGGACACCGCACCCGCCTTCGACCCCGTCGAGGGCCGCCTCCCGCCGTGCCCGGGGCTGCCCCCGGAACGGCGCAGGATCGGCGGCCTCGGCATCCACCTGGCCCTGACCAGCGTGGACACGTTCACGTACACCCGTAGGGACGGCCGCAACATCAGCACGCTGACCGTGAACGCCGAGGGGACGGACCCATGCCCTCCACGACCGTGA
- the glgX gene encoding glycogen debranching protein GlgX, with protein MTEARSEQVLRVDAYPTHEVGGYRVRAGKPFPFGANVVPGGVSFSVFSDQATSMTLVIYKRGEPEPMAELEFPEEFRTGSVFAMTVFGLDHENIEYGYRADGPFDPATGHRFDARQVLSDPYARLIAGRDVWGVEPDRSRGYQYRSRVCLQDFDWGDDTPLRIPAEDLVVYEAHVRGFTRHPSSGVTAPGTFAGLREKIPYLRELGVNCIELLPVFEFDESDNPRSNPETGEKLYDYWGYNTVSFFAPKAGYAATGRYGMQGDEFRTLIKELHAAGIEVILDVVFNHTAEGNEQGPTISFKGLDNATYYMLTPEGYYFNFSGTGNTVNCNHPVVRNFVLDCLRHWVADYHIDGFRFDLAAILGRALDGTPLPNPPLLELLAFDPVLRHTKLIAEAWDAGGLYEVGNFPAYGRWAEWNGKYRDTVRSFIKGDPGLTGELATRIAGSPDLYTGRGTSASVNFLTAHDGFTLADLVSYNDKHNEANGEGNNDGGNDNASWNCGAEGPTDDPEINALRTRQMKNALAILLTSQGIPMLLAGDEVARTQQGNNNTYCQDNELSWFDWDQVDENAELLRFTREMISFRKHHRELRSTFHPTGRLRDGLGMPDISWHGERAWQPDWSAESRLLAVARCGTGDEDVVYVAMNSHWESHDLELPALPGGRSWHLFADTGALAPYDIRTPGAESPLDNAGKYLIGPRSVVILVGRSDAPEPRDG; from the coding sequence ATGACCGAGGCCCGCTCCGAGCAGGTGCTGCGCGTGGACGCGTACCCGACCCACGAAGTGGGCGGGTACCGCGTCCGCGCGGGCAAGCCGTTCCCCTTCGGGGCCAACGTGGTCCCCGGCGGGGTCAGTTTCTCCGTCTTCTCCGACCAGGCCACCTCCATGACCCTGGTCATCTACAAGCGCGGAGAGCCCGAGCCGATGGCCGAGCTGGAATTCCCCGAGGAGTTCCGCACCGGCAGCGTCTTCGCCATGACGGTCTTCGGACTCGACCACGAGAACATCGAGTACGGCTACCGGGCCGACGGCCCCTTCGACCCGGCCACCGGGCACCGCTTCGACGCCCGGCAGGTCCTCTCCGACCCCTACGCGCGGCTGATCGCCGGCCGCGACGTGTGGGGCGTGGAGCCGGACCGCAGCCGCGGCTACCAGTACCGCTCGCGGGTGTGCCTGCAGGACTTCGACTGGGGCGACGACACCCCGCTGCGGATCCCCGCCGAGGACCTCGTCGTCTACGAGGCCCACGTGCGCGGCTTCACCCGCCACCCCTCCTCGGGCGTCACCGCGCCCGGCACCTTCGCGGGGCTGCGCGAGAAGATCCCGTACCTGAGGGAACTCGGGGTGAACTGCATCGAGCTGCTGCCCGTGTTCGAGTTCGACGAGAGCGACAACCCGCGCTCCAACCCGGAGACCGGCGAGAAGCTCTACGACTACTGGGGCTACAACACCGTCTCGTTCTTCGCGCCCAAGGCCGGCTACGCGGCCACCGGACGCTACGGCATGCAGGGCGACGAGTTCCGCACCCTGATCAAGGAACTGCACGCCGCCGGCATCGAGGTCATCCTCGACGTCGTCTTCAACCACACCGCCGAGGGCAACGAGCAGGGCCCGACCATCTCCTTCAAGGGCCTCGACAACGCCACGTACTACATGCTCACGCCCGAGGGCTACTACTTCAACTTCAGCGGCACGGGCAACACCGTCAACTGCAACCACCCCGTCGTGCGCAACTTCGTGCTCGACTGCCTGCGCCACTGGGTCGCCGACTACCACATCGACGGCTTCCGCTTCGACCTCGCGGCCATCCTCGGCCGGGCCCTGGACGGCACCCCGCTGCCCAACCCGCCGCTGCTGGAACTGCTCGCCTTCGACCCCGTCCTGCGGCACACCAAGCTGATCGCCGAGGCCTGGGACGCCGGCGGACTCTACGAGGTCGGCAACTTCCCGGCGTACGGCCGCTGGGCGGAGTGGAACGGCAAGTACCGCGACACCGTGCGCAGTTTCATCAAGGGCGACCCCGGCCTCACCGGGGAACTCGCCACCCGCATCGCCGGCTCGCCGGACCTCTACACCGGCCGCGGCACCTCGGCGTCGGTCAACTTCCTGACCGCGCACGACGGCTTCACCCTGGCCGACCTGGTCTCGTACAACGACAAGCACAACGAGGCCAACGGCGAGGGCAACAACGACGGCGGCAACGACAACGCCAGCTGGAACTGCGGCGCCGAGGGGCCGACCGACGACCCGGAGATCAACGCGCTGCGCACGCGCCAGATGAAGAACGCCCTGGCGATCCTGCTCACCAGCCAGGGCATCCCGATGCTGCTGGCCGGCGACGAGGTCGCGCGCACCCAGCAGGGCAACAACAACACGTACTGCCAGGACAACGAACTGTCCTGGTTCGACTGGGACCAGGTCGACGAGAACGCCGAACTGCTGCGGTTCACCCGGGAGATGATCTCCTTCCGCAAGCACCACCGCGAGCTGCGTTCCACCTTCCACCCCACCGGACGACTCCGGGACGGCCTCGGTATGCCCGACATCAGCTGGCACGGGGAGCGGGCCTGGCAGCCCGACTGGTCGGCGGAGAGCCGCCTGTTGGCGGTGGCCCGCTGCGGCACCGGCGACGAGGACGTGGTGTACGTGGCCATGAACTCCCACTGGGAGTCGCACGACCTGGAACTGCCGGCGCTGCCGGGAGGCCGCAGCTGGCACCTCTTCGCCGACACCGGCGCCCTGGCACCGTACGACATCCGCACCCCGGGTGCGGAGAGCCCGCTCGACAACGCCGGGAAGTACCTGATCGGCCCGCGCTCCGTCGTGATCCTGGTGGGCCGCTCCGACGCACCCGAACCACGGGACGGCTGA
- a CDS encoding MinD/ParA family protein, which yields MTRTIVVHSHRGGTGKSSVLANLALLLAAGGSRVGMVDTDLQSPTLDLLFRLGPGAGSLADYLLGRGEIEAAARGTGIPGLYVVPARGGPEDLRELMATGYDVGLLPEGFDRLAEHHALDVLLLDTHAGLNNESVTAMGSADAVLIMARADRVDLSGVEETLALTGRLACRRALVLSMAPEGFDRESVRRRAEEVYGAPLAGILPYVPEMATLYGERIFAEALPDHPLVGEFRSILWALDARDEVSRA from the coding sequence ATGACACGGACCATCGTGGTGCACTCGCACCGCGGCGGCACCGGGAAGTCCTCGGTACTGGCGAACCTCGCGCTGCTCCTGGCAGCCGGGGGGAGCCGCGTGGGGATGGTCGACACGGACCTCCAGTCGCCCACCCTGGACCTGCTCTTCCGACTCGGCCCCGGCGCGGGGTCGCTGGCCGACTACCTGCTCGGTCGTGGCGAGATCGAGGCCGCGGCCCGGGGCACCGGAATCCCCGGCCTGTACGTCGTACCGGCCCGGGGCGGTCCGGAGGACCTCCGGGAGCTGATGGCCACCGGGTACGACGTGGGACTGCTGCCGGAGGGCTTCGACCGGCTGGCGGAGCACCACGCGCTCGACGTCCTCCTGTTGGACACGCACGCCGGGCTCAACAACGAGTCGGTGACCGCCATGGGCAGCGCCGACGCCGTGCTGATCATGGCGAGGGCCGACCGCGTCGACCTCTCCGGGGTCGAGGAGACCCTCGCCCTGACCGGCCGGCTGGCCTGCCGGCGCGCTCTGGTGCTGAGCATGGCACCCGAGGGCTTCGACCGGGAATCCGTCCGAAGGCGGGCTGAGGAGGTCTACGGCGCACCGCTGGCCGGAATTCTCCCGTACGTACCCGAAATGGCGACGCTCTACGGCGAACGCATATTCGCGGAAGCACTTCCCGACCACCCCCTGGTCGGTGAATTTCGCTCGATCCTCTGGGCGTTGGACGCACGTGACGAAGTATCACGCGCCTGA
- a CDS encoding VOC family protein, giving the protein MVWSHVGLNCADQKTTEDFYTRYFGFTRARVVDLGESRIVFLRKGDAYLELFAADTEPARTAHDDGPPAPGRIRHLAFQTDSVDGFLAELGDAADVTLGPLDFDDFICGWRTVWLRDPDGVIVEVSQGYADDSSHDDKDGA; this is encoded by the coding sequence ATGGTCTGGTCGCACGTCGGTCTCAACTGCGCCGACCAGAAGACCACCGAGGACTTCTACACCCGGTACTTCGGCTTCACCCGGGCCCGGGTGGTCGACCTCGGGGAGAGCCGGATCGTGTTCCTGCGCAAGGGGGACGCGTACCTGGAGCTCTTCGCCGCCGACACCGAGCCGGCCCGCACCGCGCACGACGACGGTCCGCCGGCCCCGGGCCGCATCCGCCACCTGGCCTTCCAGACCGACAGCGTCGACGGCTTCCTCGCCGAACTCGGCGACGCGGCGGACGTGACCCTGGGCCCGCTGGACTTCGACGACTTCATCTGCGGCTGGCGGACCGTGTGGCTCCGCGATCCCGACGGGGTGATCGTCGAGGTCAGCCAGGGCTACGCGGACGACAGTTCCCACGACGACAAGGACGGTGCATGA
- a CDS encoding aldehyde dehydrogenase family protein, with amino-acid sequence MTKRVLKDRPLANPGKLFIGGKWVPAQDGRTTPDISPVDGQEIVPVAQATAADADAAVAAARTAYEEGPWSRLSAQERALRLNRVGELIERDLEEIALLETVDMGKPFAFSSTVDAPMAAQLMHYYAGAVTRVDGSSRAPAGGQLAYTLREPLGVVCAITPFNFPLLLSMTKIAPALAAGNTVVHKPSPATPLTALKIAELFQEAEIPDGVLNVVTGPGVELGETLTGHPDIDKIAFTGSTAVGQSIIRKSAGTLKKVTMELGGKSANIVFADADLDAAEELAFFGIYYNKGEICTAGSRLLLHRPIHDDMVERLVRRAAALKPGDPRDPETLFGPLAHRGQFDKVSSYIEVGEKEGALLRTGGTAWTPEGASSQGLYFLPTVFTGVDNAMRIAQEEIFGPVLSIIPFDTEEDAVRIANDSAYGLAAGVHTKDLRRAHRVASQIKAGTVWVNCYNQYDPSVPYGGYKASGYGRECGPESLESYTQTKSVWIGMD; translated from the coding sequence ATGACCAAGCGCGTGCTGAAAGACCGGCCCCTGGCCAACCCCGGGAAGCTGTTCATCGGCGGCAAATGGGTCCCCGCCCAGGACGGCCGCACCACCCCGGACATCAGCCCGGTCGACGGACAGGAGATCGTGCCCGTGGCCCAGGCCACGGCGGCCGACGCGGACGCGGCCGTGGCCGCGGCCCGCACGGCGTACGAGGAAGGTCCGTGGAGCAGGCTCTCCGCCCAGGAGCGCGCGCTGCGGCTGAACCGCGTCGGCGAACTCATCGAGCGCGACCTGGAGGAGATCGCGCTGCTGGAGACCGTGGACATGGGCAAACCGTTCGCCTTCTCCAGCACCGTCGACGCCCCCATGGCGGCCCAGCTCATGCACTACTACGCCGGCGCCGTCACCCGCGTCGACGGCTCCTCCCGGGCCCCGGCCGGCGGACAACTCGCCTACACCCTGCGCGAACCGCTGGGCGTGGTCTGCGCCATCACCCCCTTCAACTTCCCGCTGCTGCTCTCCATGACCAAGATCGCCCCGGCCCTCGCGGCGGGGAACACGGTCGTCCACAAGCCCTCCCCGGCCACCCCGCTCACCGCCCTGAAGATCGCCGAACTCTTCCAGGAGGCGGAGATCCCGGACGGCGTGTTGAACGTCGTCACCGGTCCGGGCGTGGAACTGGGGGAGACCCTCACCGGCCACCCCGACATCGACAAGATCGCCTTCACCGGTTCCACGGCGGTCGGCCAGTCCATCATCCGCAAGTCGGCCGGCACCCTGAAGAAGGTGACGATGGAACTGGGCGGCAAGTCCGCCAACATCGTCTTCGCCGACGCCGACCTCGACGCCGCCGAGGAACTCGCCTTCTTCGGCATCTACTACAACAAGGGCGAGATCTGCACCGCCGGCTCCCGCCTGCTGCTGCACCGCCCCATCCACGACGACATGGTCGAACGCCTGGTCCGCCGGGCCGCCGCCCTCAAGCCCGGCGACCCGCGCGACCCCGAGACGCTCTTCGGGCCGCTCGCGCACCGGGGCCAGTTCGACAAGGTCAGCTCCTACATCGAGGTCGGCGAGAAGGAAGGCGCGCTCCTGCGCACCGGAGGCACCGCCTGGACCCCCGAAGGCGCCTCCAGCCAGGGCCTGTACTTCCTGCCGACCGTCTTCACCGGCGTCGACAACGCGATGCGCATCGCGCAGGAGGAGATCTTCGGACCCGTCCTGTCGATCATCCCCTTCGACACCGAGGAGGACGCCGTACGCATCGCCAACGACAGCGCGTACGGCCTGGCCGCCGGCGTCCACACCAAGGACCTGCGACGGGCCCACCGGGTCGCCTCGCAGATCAAGGCGGGGACGGTCTGGGTCAATTGCTACAACCAGTACGACCCCTCCGTGCCCTACGGCGGCTACAAGGCCTCCGGCTACGGCCGCGAGTGCGGGCCGGAATCCCTGGAGAGCTACACCCAGACCAAGTCGGTCTGGATCGGAATGGACTGA
- a CDS encoding PP2C family protein-serine/threonine phosphatase, with amino-acid sequence MPSTTVIILDEYPPPPPELLDALRAMDAELVPRTLRELRDGPQEALPVADVLLAPAESDGEAVRAAVRRLRRRFGGTVVTVWTVSDFVALERHVRLGHDYLVPPFLPALVGARLLSCSERAGLGRTLREADARAELTAYEKELEIGREIQAGFLPESLPVPAGWEIDVRFRPARQVAGDFYDVFELSRGRRLAVVVADVCDKGVGAALFMALIRSLLRHTAENSGLQHLMASARAGAGRRTPVVGATPLLNAVTATNGYLTRNHLRQGYFATLFFGVLDPLTGSLVYINGGHNPPLLLSGDGARPRPLDVTGPAVGVLPDCVYTLGYAQVNPGDTLFVFTDGVPEARCPDGDFLGDERMLELLGGPPASGRDLVDRMDRAVREHTGIAEQHDDVTMLALHRPRAARGPHADSAGYRVVA; translated from the coding sequence ATGCCCTCCACGACCGTGATCATCCTCGACGAGTACCCGCCGCCCCCGCCCGAGCTGCTCGACGCGCTCCGGGCGATGGACGCCGAACTCGTCCCCCGCACCCTGCGGGAACTGCGCGACGGCCCGCAGGAGGCGCTCCCCGTCGCGGACGTGCTGCTGGCCCCCGCCGAATCCGACGGGGAAGCCGTACGGGCGGCGGTGCGCCGACTGCGCCGCCGGTTCGGCGGGACCGTCGTGACCGTGTGGACCGTATCCGACTTCGTGGCCCTGGAACGGCACGTCCGCCTCGGCCACGACTACCTCGTCCCGCCCTTCCTGCCCGCCCTCGTCGGGGCCCGACTGCTGAGCTGCTCGGAGCGCGCCGGACTCGGCCGCACCCTGCGCGAGGCCGACGCACGCGCCGAACTCACGGCCTACGAGAAGGAACTGGAGATCGGCCGCGAGATCCAGGCCGGTTTCCTGCCCGAGTCGCTGCCCGTACCCGCGGGCTGGGAGATCGACGTACGCTTCCGGCCCGCCCGCCAGGTGGCCGGGGACTTCTACGACGTCTTCGAGCTCTCCCGGGGCCGCAGGCTCGCGGTCGTCGTCGCCGACGTCTGTGACAAGGGCGTCGGCGCCGCCCTGTTCATGGCCCTCATCCGCTCGCTGCTGCGGCACACCGCCGAGAACAGCGGCCTCCAACACCTGATGGCCTCGGCCCGCGCCGGCGCCGGCCGCCGCACCCCGGTCGTCGGCGCCACCCCCCTGCTCAACGCGGTCACCGCGACCAACGGCTACCTCACCCGCAACCACCTGCGCCAGGGCTACTTCGCCACCCTGTTCTTCGGCGTCCTGGACCCGCTCACCGGCAGCCTCGTCTACATCAACGGCGGCCACAACCCGCCCCTGCTCCTCTCCGGGGACGGAGCCCGACCCCGGCCGCTGGACGTGACCGGGCCCGCCGTCGGCGTCCTGCCCGACTGCGTCTACACCCTCGGCTACGCCCAGGTGAACCCGGGCGACACCCTGTTCGTGTTCACCGATGGGGTACCCGAGGCGCGCTGCCCGGACGGCGACTTCCTCGGCGACGAAAGGATGCTCGAACTGCTCGGCGGCCCCCCGGCGAGCGGTCGGGACCTGGTCGACCGGATGGACCGGGCGGTGCGCGAGCACACCGGCATCGCCGAACAGCACGACGACGTCACCATGCTGGCCCTGCACCGGCCACGCGCGGCGCGGGGGCCGCACGCGGACAGTGCCGGGTACCGGGTGGTGGCGTGA
- a CDS encoding STAS domain-containing protein translates to MPLSVALSIEGDTTVIELTGELDAKTAPDFHQTIEKAAGHGTGTVEIRMAGVGYMASAGLRSLVFAQQKVASGVTIKVVGAIEPVSRTIRTAGLDRSIQLSDG, encoded by the coding sequence ATGCCGCTTTCCGTGGCCCTGAGCATCGAGGGCGACACGACCGTGATCGAACTGACGGGCGAGCTGGACGCCAAGACCGCTCCGGACTTCCACCAGACCATCGAGAAGGCCGCCGGACACGGCACCGGCACCGTCGAGATCAGGATGGCCGGCGTCGGCTACATGGCCAGCGCCGGACTGCGCTCCCTGGTCTTCGCCCAGCAGAAGGTGGCCAGCGGCGTCACCATCAAGGTGGTCGGAGCCATCGAGCCCGTGTCCCGGACGATCCGCACGGCCGGGCTCGACCGCAGCATCCAGCTCTCCGATGGCTGA
- a CDS encoding AGE family epimerase/isomerase, which yields MAGSPGFSFSDTIAGYVVRFDSGSRLLTLKTSDERAFEISLAGDPSAELVRNLDEPYIDASGHIDEMLSPGRFLFAYGVHYPERGGRFEAKRLVFLGRGAEDYRFEESGWWIRQIESLADFYRRAQFGDGPVDFTQYRTEIRLGGDKTASHVQETDTISRLVYGMASAYLLTGKDEYLEVAERGTEYLRKHMRVVDSEEDVVFWYHGISVDGDSERKLFTSEFSDDYDAIPMYEQIYALAGPIQTYRITGDVRIKNDADATIRLFDKFFKDPEQGGYFSHIDPILFSADHESLGENAERKNWNSVGDHAPAYLINLYLATGDQKYADFLEYTFDTIADRFPDYENSPFVQERFFRDWSHDKAHSWQQDRAVVGHNLKIAWNLMRMNSLKAKPAYEELARKIGEIMPAVGSDVQRGGWYDVVERVKAGDEETYRFAWHDRKAWWQQEQAILAYLILNGTVGGDANLREARQAQAFYNTFFLDHDEGAVYFNVLASGTPYLLGTERLKGSHSMSMYHSAELCYLAAVYNNLLINGREMDFHFQPDPTDLPDRTLRVSPDLLPAGSVRIASVEIDEKPYEEFDADALTVHLPDVQGRVKVKVRLRPVAKK from the coding sequence ATGGCGGGCTCACCCGGCTTCTCCTTCTCCGACACGATCGCGGGCTACGTCGTCCGCTTCGACTCCGGCTCCCGGCTCCTGACGCTGAAGACCTCGGACGAGCGCGCCTTCGAGATCTCCCTCGCCGGAGACCCGAGCGCCGAGCTGGTCCGCAACCTGGACGAGCCCTACATCGACGCCTCCGGGCACATCGACGAGATGCTCTCCCCGGGCCGCTTCCTCTTCGCCTACGGGGTCCACTACCCCGAGCGGGGCGGTCGCTTCGAGGCCAAGCGCCTGGTGTTCCTGGGCCGCGGGGCCGAGGACTACCGCTTCGAGGAGTCCGGCTGGTGGATCCGCCAGATCGAATCGCTGGCCGACTTCTACAGGCGCGCCCAGTTCGGCGACGGTCCGGTGGACTTCACGCAGTACCGCACCGAGATCCGCCTCGGCGGCGACAAGACCGCCAGCCACGTCCAGGAGACCGACACCATCTCCCGCCTGGTCTACGGCATGGCCTCCGCCTACCTGCTGACCGGCAAGGACGAGTACCTGGAGGTCGCCGAGCGCGGCACCGAGTACCTGCGCAAGCACATGCGGGTCGTGGACAGCGAGGAGGACGTGGTCTTCTGGTACCACGGCATCAGCGTCGACGGTGACAGCGAGCGCAAGCTCTTCACCTCGGAGTTCTCCGACGACTACGACGCGATCCCGATGTACGAGCAGATCTACGCGTTGGCCGGCCCCATCCAGACCTACCGGATCACCGGCGACGTCCGGATCAAGAACGACGCCGACGCCACCATCCGCCTCTTCGACAAGTTCTTCAAGGACCCGGAGCAGGGCGGCTACTTCTCGCACATCGACCCGATCCTCTTCAGCGCCGACCACGAGTCGCTCGGGGAGAACGCCGAGCGCAAGAACTGGAACTCGGTCGGTGACCACGCGCCCGCGTACCTGATCAACCTGTACCTGGCGACCGGCGACCAGAAGTACGCCGACTTCCTGGAGTACACGTTCGACACGATCGCGGACAGGTTCCCGGACTACGAGAACAGCCCCTTCGTCCAGGAGCGCTTCTTCCGCGACTGGTCGCACGACAAGGCGCACAGCTGGCAGCAGGACCGCGCGGTCGTCGGCCACAACCTGAAGATCGCCTGGAACCTGATGCGCATGAACTCGCTGAAGGCCAAGCCCGCCTACGAGGAGCTCGCCCGCAAGATCGGCGAGATCATGCCGGCCGTCGGCAGCGACGTGCAGCGCGGCGGCTGGTACGACGTCGTGGAGCGGGTGAAGGCCGGGGACGAGGAGACGTATCGTTTCGCCTGGCACGACCGCAAGGCCTGGTGGCAGCAGGAACAGGCGATCCTCGCCTACCTCATCCTGAACGGCACCGTCGGCGGCGACGCGAACCTGCGCGAGGCCCGCCAGGCGCAGGCCTTCTACAACACCTTCTTCCTCGACCACGACGAGGGAGCCGTCTACTTCAACGTACTCGCGAGCGGTACTCCGTACCTGCTCGGCACCGAGCGGCTCAAGGGCAGCCACTCGATGTCCATGTACCACTCGGCGGAACTCTGCTACCTCGCCGCCGTGTACAACAACCTGCTCATCAACGGCCGGGAGATGGACTTCCACTTCCAGCCGGACCCCACCGACCTGCCCGACCGCACCCTGCGGGTCTCACCCGACCTGCTGCCCGCCGGTTCGGTGCGGATCGCGTCCGTGGAGATCGACGAGAAGCCGTACGAGGAATTCGACGCGGACGCGCTCACCGTCCACCTCCCCGACGTCCAGGGCCGGGTCAAGGTCAAGGTCCGGCTGCGGCCGGTGGCCAAGAAGTAG